AGCTCCCGCAGGTCCTGGCCGGAGATTTCCATTTCCACGGGCGTGCTCTGCCCACCAATGAGCGATGCCTGACTGACCACAATACGGGCATCTGGAAAATTCTGCAGGCGGTGATTGACGATATCCATCAATTCGTAAATCGTTTGTTTCCGCTCCGTCCGCTGCGAAAACACCAGCAACATCTGGCCAAGATAAACGCCCTCGCTGGACTGTCCCAACACCGCTTCCGCCTTGCCAATGGTCGTAAGAATATGTTTCAGCTCGGGAACGTCTTTCAAGCGATCCTCGGCTTCCTGAATTTTGGCAGTTGTGGCTGCCAAATCGTAATAAGTCGGGAACTCCAGGCGGACATAGACTTCTCCGCGGTCGGTTTCGGTGAAGAAGCCCGTCCCCAGTTTCCCGGCCACCCAGAAAGAGTGCACCAGCATACCGACGACGGCCAGCAGAACCAGCGCCCCGACGACGGGATAATGCTCGGTGAACCTGAGAAGCTGGCGATAAACGGCAACATTGGCCGCCAGGAAGCGGTCGAACGCCTCGGCAAGACGACGTAGCAGGGAGCGGCGCTGCCCGGTGCGGGGCTTAAGTATGAGGGAACACAACATGGGTGTCAGCGTGAAGGAAATGAAAAGCGACACCAAGGTGAGAATGAACATTGTCATCGCCAGAGGAGCGATGAAAAGCCCCACCCGGGTCTTCATCACGGCCAGCGGGAAAAGCACCACCACGTTGGTGACGGCGCTGGCCAGGACCGCAATGAAAACCTCGTTGGCGCCAAGGCGGGCAGCCTCCTTGGGGTCGCCCAACTCGTCCAGCCGTTTAATGATCGCTTCCAGAACCACGATCGAGTTAGTGACCAGAATCCCCACCGAAAGCCCGATCGCGATGAGGGTGGAGGTATTCAGCGTGTAACCGATCGCCTGCATGAAGAACAGGCCGATGATGATCGTCAGCGGCATTGTGATCGAAACGATCAAGAGCGACCGAATCTCATACAGGAAGAAAAAGAGAATAGCGGCTGTGAGGACAATTCCAATAGCGACGTTTTTCCACGCGTCGGCGTTCATGGCCTCGATGAATGTGGCATCGTCCGACACCCAGATGAGTTTCATGCCGGCGGGCAGTTCCCGGTTGAGCCGGTCGATCGCTTTTTTCACGGCATTGGCAACGGCCACCGGATTAGCGTCGGCCTTTTTCACGACCTTAATGGCGATACAGGGTTTATTGTCCAGAGTGGCCCGCTGACGCACCTCCTCAGTCGCCAGAATGGCCCGACCCACGTCCCGCAGATAGCAGCGGCGGCCTTCCTGATTGGCGATTTCCAGACCATTGAGACCGGCGATCGTCTCATAATCCGCGTCGAACTTCACGGAGTACTCGGTGCCGCCCTCGCGAATTCGACCAGCCGGGATCGTTTTGACGCCTGACTGCACGGCTTTGACAACGTCCATCGTCGTCAACCCCCGCGCAGCCAGTTTGTCGCGGTCGAGTTCCAGATGCACTTCCCGCTTGGCACCACCGATGAGCTGAACGTCCGCCACACCCTGAATCACCGTGAGTCGGTCGCGGAGTTCGTTGTCTGCGTAGTCGTACAGCTCGTCGATCGGCACATCACCAATGAGCGCCATCGTGGCCACGGGCTTGGCGTTGATGTCGAACTTCTGAATGATCGGGTCTTCGACATCCTCAGGCAGTTCGGAGCGGATGAGGTCGATTTTTTCGCGGACGTCCGTGGCCGCGATATCCACATCCACACCCATTTCGAATTCCAGGAGCGTCTGGCATACGTTCTCCATGCAGACGGATGAAACGTGTTTCAGACCTTCGATCGAGGACACAGCATCCTCGATTCGTTTGGCCACGTCGATTTCCAGCTCTTCGGGAGAGGCACCTGGATAGACCGTCACCACTGTGATGTACGGGATGTCAATTTTGGGCATCAGCTCCAGGCCCATCTTGCGGAAGGCGTTGAGCCCGAGGAGCGTCAGCCCAATGATCAAACAGCTTGTGGCGACGGGTCGGCGAACGGCAAAATCGGCAATCGTCATGGGCCTGCCTCCTTGACAACGCGGACCGGTGTTCCGTCATCCACGAGCGACTGGCCGGTGGTGATGACGGGCACAACGGCCGACAATCCCGAGCGGATCTCACGCCAGCCTTCCGTTTCCCACCCCAATTCGACGGGCACCGCCTTGGCCTTTCCTTCCGCCACTACGAAGACAACGTTCCGGCCCCCCCGCTGCTGAACGGCCGGGGCGGGAACACCCAATCCCTGCCGGGAAGCCAGCACAAGAGTCACTTCTGCCAGGCAGCCGGGCACAACTTCCGGCGGGGGTGATTGGAGGAGCGCCTTCACCTGGAAAGTCCGCAGGCGAGGCTCGATAACAGGGCTTTTGAAGCTGACAGGCAATTCGCCCAGGTCACGCCCTGCCGCCCGGACACGCATCTTCGTTTGTCCAACCACCACCTGGTCGTAATATTCGGAGGGGACGAAGATGCTCACCTCCACGAGCGAAAGATCATCGATACGGAGAACAGGCTCTCCGGCCCCCGCCATTTCGCCCGGCTCTTTCATCCGTCTCGACACCCGGCCCGACACCGGGGCAATCACGAGTGAATCGGCAAGGTCCTTCTCGGCAATTTTCAGGTTGAGTCGGGCCTGTTCAAGCTGAGCCTTGGCCAACTCGATGAGCGTCCGCACATGACGGACATCGGCTTCCAACTGCCGCACCTGCGCTGCCTGGTGCTCCACCATCTGACGGGAAACGGCGCTTTGCTGCGACAGGTCTCTGTACCGGGCCAGATCGGCCTCGGCCACTTCCTTCGCTACCAGCGTTTTTTCCAAAAGGGCCTCTTTCTCCCGCACCGAGCATTCCGCCACCGTCACCTGTTCCTGGGCAATGGCCACTGCCTGCGTCAGTTTCACGGAATCGGTCTGGAAGAGTTTCGTCTTCCCCGCTTCCACCAGGTCACCCTCATCCACGAAGATGGCGTCCAGCGTGCCCGGTATCCGGGCGGAAACGAGTGCATAACGCTTGGACAGGATATTTCCCGCCACCTGGACCCGCTGTTCAAACACCATGGTGCGCGCGGGTTGGACAATCACCGGCACGGCATTCTGAGCCTCCGAGGCAGCCTGGCGTGTCTCGGAAGACCCGGGCGTTTGGCCGTCCTTTTCCTCACCGAACATCCAGCCCGAAAGGACAGCAATCACCACCCCCACCGCGACGACCAGGGCCGCTATCCCCAAACTGATTACGTTTTGCCATATCTTCTGACGAGTCATACCTCATCCTCCTGGATGCCCTCTCTTAAGCGACGCTTCCACTCCCTCCTCCAAATGACGTTTTTTTCATTCGCAAGGGACACCTCATCCTCTGTCCAAAGGGCGTCTCGCGGTGATCCGCTCCCTTGTCCACAGCGGACAGCCGCCGACGCGAATGCTCCTCAACCCACCGGGGCTACCTGATTGCCACCGACACCTTTGCTAGGGGCACCAATTCCGTGCACAAAAACGTCCAAGAGTCGTTGAACACTGTCATCAATGGGACGCGTCTCGCCCGTTTCGAGCTGACGCTCGATCACGAATTGCAGGGCCCCAATGATCATTTCCGCCACAACCACAGGGTCGAGCGATCGAAAAACGCCCTCTTCCATGCCCTGCTGAAGGATCGCCCGAAAGCGATCGATCGCCAGGCCGTGCTTGGCCCTTTGCGACGTGAAACAGAGTTCCCGCACGGCTGGATCGCGGAACAAAAAGTCGAACAGAGACCTGTGCTGGGAAAAATACTCCAGCCACATGCGGACCATGGCTTCAAGCTTCTCCAGAGCGGGAGAGGCTTTCTGGACGATCTCTTCCCCCGCCCGAATGGCCGGTTCGATGATTTGCTCGAAAACGTGGGTCACGAGCTCCTGTTTGTTGCGGAAATAGTGGTAAATGCTCCCCTTGGCGACGCCCGCCACCTCGGCCACGCGGTCCATGGTCAGCCCTTCATAGCCGTGCTGCTTGAGGACCTCGAGCGCCGCCTGGCTGATACCGTCTTTCATGACCGAGGCGGCGAGTTCGCGACACTTTTCAGTCAAGCTTGGCGTCATACCCCCCCTAATTGGTGAATCGTCTCTACAGCGTCGATCGGCCAGCACAATTTCCGGTGCAACTTCACATTTCAGGTCTTCAGTCCGCCAGGATTGCCGGCCGGGATGGCATCCCGTGCAGTCACCTCTTCGCTGGTTCACCGGAAATGACAGTCCTTCGCTTAGACCAATACGCCAGAACCTCAACCAGAGTTCGCTTTTCTAAACCAATCGTAGAGAACTTTGACCAATCAGTCAACGTCGCAACTTGTCAGTTTTTTCCTAACCGCGCTTCGTGATTTTTCCGAAGTTATCGAAAGCAGCGCGGAGAACGAAGACTCCGGCCTTGATAACGATTCGGGCTGTAATGAGGAAACTCCGCAGGAAATGTTGACTGCGCGGCTTTTTTAGCTAGCTTGCCAGGGGGATTTCTATGGGGAACACACAACCCGGAGAATTACAAAGGCACCGAACCTGGAGTCCCGCCAACTCGGCGAGGAGACCACGGTCAGGGATTGTCGCCCTCGCTTCCCTAACCACCCTCTTGTTGATTGCGGCAGGTGGCTGCTCCACCAGTTTGAGGGATTGGTGGCATAAAGGGTTCAAGGTCGGGCCCGACTATTGCCCTCCCTCCGCTGAGGTCGGCGAAGCGTGGATCGACAGCAACGATCCGGCGGTAAAGACATCCGGGAACATCGATTACGCGCATTGGTGGACGGTCTTCAATGACCCCGTGCTCAATGAACTCGTTTACACAGCCTATCAGGAAAACCTGCCGCTGAAGATCGCCGCGTGGCGGATCATGGAGGCGAGATACCAACTGGGGGTGGCACGCGGCTATCTCCTCCCACAAGAGCAACAAGCGATCGGCTCTTTCATGCGAAATCAGATGAGCGGGGAAGCGTTCCCCATGTCCAAGTTTTCCCAGATCCCCGGCTTCAAGATGTCTTACGACGATTGGCTGGGCGGTCTGACGGCTTCCTGGGAACTGGATTTCTGGGGACGGTACCGACGGATGATCGAGGCGGCCGAGGCCAACGTCCAGGCGCAGGAGGAAGATTACAACGCGGCCCTCGTCTTGCTGCAAGCGGAGGTGGCTTCCACGTACATCCAACTCCGTGAACTGGATGAGCGTCTCGATCTTGCGCGCAAGAACGTCGCTCTTCAGCGGGACACGCTGGCCATCGCCAAGGCTCGATTCGAGCAGGGCATCGTCAGCCAGCTTGACGTGCACCAGGCCCAGGCGATCCTCTCCAACACCGAGTCAATGATTCCCATGCTGGAGTCGATGCGGCGTGTGGCGGAAAACCGCCTGTGCACACTTTTGGGGCAACCTCCGCAGGACCTCGACCCGGTGCTGGGTCCGCCGGGCAAGATTCCCACTGTTCCCCCCGAGGTCGTCGTGGGAATTCCCGCCGACCTGCTCCGCCGCCGGCCCGATGTGCGGCGTGCCGAACGACTTGCGGCGGCCCAGTGCGCCAAGATCGGTGTAGCGGAGGCCGAGTTCTATCCCCACATTGCCATCACTGGTCAACTGGCCTGGCAGGCGGAAAACTTCAGCGACCTGTTCGGGTCCAGCGCCTTTACGGGGATGATTGGACCGGGCTTCCGCTGGAACATTCTCAATTATGGCCGGATTCGCAACAACGTGTTGATGGAGGATGCCCGATTCCGGCAGGCAATTCTCGGTTATCAGGAAACCGTGCTGCGTGCGGCGGAAGAAGCAGAAGATATGATCACCGCATTCTTGATGGAGCAGCGACGGCTGCGGGCACTGGAGCAGGCTACCCAGGCCACTGCTCAGGCCTCTCAACTGGCCGTCGCGCAGTATCAACAGGGCCTCATCGACTTCCAACGGGTGATCGACTCGCAGCGGGCGCTGGTCCAGCAGCAGGACGCTCTGGCGGAGTCGAGAGGGAAAGTGGCGCTCAACCTCATTGGCGTGTACAAGGCATTGGGCGGCGGCTGGGAGATGCGGCGAAATCCCACGGCCGGGGTCATTCTGACGCAGTTGCAAACGAAGCAAGGTTCTCAGAGCGGCCAGGCGGTGACTCCCGCGCCCACTCCCGCCGAGGTCCCGCAGTCGGCACCACCGGCTTCTCCATTCAAACGAGAACCGGAAAACTCGCAACCACAGGCCCCAGCGGCGCCAGCCCAACCGTCAGCAGAGGGGCAGGGGCAACAGGTACCACCAGCCCCCATGCCCGAGGCGCCGCCGGCCCAGAAGTTACCGCAGGCCCCGGGCAATTTACCGCCGCCGCCAGTTCCCTCCGAATCATCCGCGGAACAAAAACTTTCACTCCCAGTGTTGCCGGTTCAGGGGGAAGTAGGGGAGATAGGGATTTCCGGTTAACGCGGGGAACTCATTCCTCCTCGCGATGTTCGTAATCCTCGGCGCGAATGGTGGTCACAATCCGACCGTTCTCCAGCCTCCGGATCTGTTCGATCCGGGGGCCTTTTACGTAGAAGCCGTTCTGGGGAAGGAGATATTTCGCATCACCCACGGCGAGCTCATACGGCTCGCTGCCGAAATTGACCACGACCACGGTACCATCCGAGAACGTTGTTCGCTGAACATCACGGTTTTCGGTAACGAATTCGTGGTTGAGCATCTCGGTGCCCGCGATGATTTCATGAAGAATGCACGTGTTGCGGTAGGTCCGCAGGAAAACCTCGCGGTGATCCAGCCATGAGCCGCGACGCCGATCCGCCCACAAAAGGGGAATGGTGCCGTACAACACGTTGAAGGCATCTTTCTTGGGGGTGATTTCCGGGGCTGCCTGGAGGAGAAAATCGCTCGAATCGCCCCAGTACCACGTGGTTACCACACAATCGTGGAAGACGAGCTCCCACAGGGGTGCCCGATCGCGATGTCCGATGCCCCATCGTTCATATTCGCTCCACGGCGGCAGCTTGTTTCCCCAGGGGCTCGTGAATGACTCGTCTTTGCTCTTCGGTGGAATGAGATGTCCGGCCGGCCAGGAAAAGTACGCATTGCAGCTCATCATCCCCTCGAAGTAGTCCACGTAGGGCACCGCCCACCAGATTCCGTGCTCGCCTCCCACCACAAGTTTGAGCGAGCGAACATACCGGAGCAGATCCACGCCACATTGCCGCTTCTGTGCTCGGGTGAGAAGGTGAGCCGGGTCGTAGCACTCGTAGAGGTCCTCGGCGGTGGTCACATCGATGAATCGCCCCAGAAAAGGATATTCAGCCAGAATCTTGGGGATATCTCGCTGTGCTGTGCGTACCCAGAGGGCGGGGCAGCGCTTCATGAACTGGGTCTTCTTGTCGAATGTGAGCCAGGCCTTCATCCGTTCCCCATTGGCCTGAAGGACCACATTCTGAGGAACGAGATCGTGCGATCGGTCGATTTTATCTTCGCTATCCACGGGCAGGACGTCCGTGTAGTTGTCGTACTCACTGGTGATGTAGCCGAGTTCGTTCACCTCTCGCATTTGGTCGGGTGGCATACGACCCTGCACAAGAAGCCGCCGGATCCCGGCTTGCCTGGCCTCCTGCGCAAACTGCAAACTGGCGTTGCCCCACACATCAGGGGCACCGAACAGCCGCTTGAGTTCCGGGTTCGCCTTCACCTTTTCAGAAAACGGAACAATCAGACCGAGCTCCTGAGCATATGCTCGGTAGCGTTTGGCCAAGGCCACATAACCGCCTTTATCCACGAAATGCCAGATCAGCTTCCGGGGATAGCTGAATTTACCCATACTGGGCGACCAGCCGATCATGGGTACCCAGGCCGACTGATTCTCTTTCTGAACTTTACGAAGTTCCACGTATCCGTCATCGCTGGTTTCCACGAGAATCATGTAACCGATGCCCGTCTT
This is a stretch of genomic DNA from Thermogutta terrifontis. It encodes these proteins:
- a CDS encoding efflux RND transporter periplasmic adaptor subunit; this translates as MTRQKIWQNVISLGIAALVVAVGVVIAVLSGWMFGEEKDGQTPGSSETRQAASEAQNAVPVIVQPARTMVFEQRVQVAGNILSKRYALVSARIPGTLDAIFVDEGDLVEAGKTKLFQTDSVKLTQAVAIAQEQVTVAECSVREKEALLEKTLVAKEVAEADLARYRDLSQQSAVSRQMVEHQAAQVRQLEADVRHVRTLIELAKAQLEQARLNLKIAEKDLADSLVIAPVSGRVSRRMKEPGEMAGAGEPVLRIDDLSLVEVSIFVPSEYYDQVVVGQTKMRVRAAGRDLGELPVSFKSPVIEPRLRTFQVKALLQSPPPEVVPGCLAEVTLVLASRQGLGVPAPAVQQRGGRNVVFVVAEGKAKAVPVELGWETEGWREIRSGLSAVVPVITTGQSLVDDGTPVRVVKEAGP
- a CDS encoding TetR/AcrR family transcriptional regulator, giving the protein MTPSLTEKCRELAASVMKDGISQAALEVLKQHGYEGLTMDRVAEVAGVAKGSIYHYFRNKQELVTHVFEQIIEPAIRAGEEIVQKASPALEKLEAMVRMWLEYFSQHRSLFDFLFRDPAVRELCFTSQRAKHGLAIDRFRAILQQGMEEGVFRSLDPVVVAEMIIGALQFVIERQLETGETRPIDDSVQRLLDVFVHGIGAPSKGVGGNQVAPVG
- a CDS encoding glycoside hydrolase — protein: MSRGYSRCVQHAWLCVMWGLLVTAGWSLSTSAMGLEPGETGQQGPATHVGQEGNTWVLENALLKVVLEPQTGAWEVLDKRAGHKWSSVVEDSKRREVLRNFQKVGNDGLSCETTLFWRDNKPYSGTVTLRLPTNSADLMMTVDMPDRDVTFSNQRFWTPLFYRSEHGAIAIADYCNGHLYPVAEEQLPRRWFNTSRLDMPWVGVCDLKTGIGYMILVETSDDGYVELRKVQKENQSAWVPMIGWSPSMGKFSYPRKLIWHFVDKGGYVALAKRYRAYAQELGLIVPFSEKVKANPELKRLFGAPDVWGNASLQFAQEARQAGIRRLLVQGRMPPDQMREVNELGYITSEYDNYTDVLPVDSEDKIDRSHDLVPQNVVLQANGERMKAWLTFDKKTQFMKRCPALWVRTAQRDIPKILAEYPFLGRFIDVTTAEDLYECYDPAHLLTRAQKRQCGVDLLRYVRSLKLVVGGEHGIWWAVPYVDYFEGMMSCNAYFSWPAGHLIPPKSKDESFTSPWGNKLPPWSEYERWGIGHRDRAPLWELVFHDCVVTTWYWGDSSDFLLQAAPEITPKKDAFNVLYGTIPLLWADRRRGSWLDHREVFLRTYRNTCILHEIIAGTEMLNHEFVTENRDVQRTTFSDGTVVVVNFGSEPYELAVGDAKYLLPQNGFYVKGPRIEQIRRLENGRIVTTIRAEDYEHREEE
- a CDS encoding efflux transporter outer membrane subunit, producing MGNTQPGELQRHRTWSPANSARRPRSGIVALASLTTLLLIAAGGCSTSLRDWWHKGFKVGPDYCPPSAEVGEAWIDSNDPAVKTSGNIDYAHWWTVFNDPVLNELVYTAYQENLPLKIAAWRIMEARYQLGVARGYLLPQEQQAIGSFMRNQMSGEAFPMSKFSQIPGFKMSYDDWLGGLTASWELDFWGRYRRMIEAAEANVQAQEEDYNAALVLLQAEVASTYIQLRELDERLDLARKNVALQRDTLAIAKARFEQGIVSQLDVHQAQAILSNTESMIPMLESMRRVAENRLCTLLGQPPQDLDPVLGPPGKIPTVPPEVVVGIPADLLRRRPDVRRAERLAAAQCAKIGVAEAEFYPHIAITGQLAWQAENFSDLFGSSAFTGMIGPGFRWNILNYGRIRNNVLMEDARFRQAILGYQETVLRAAEEAEDMITAFLMEQRRLRALEQATQATAQASQLAVAQYQQGLIDFQRVIDSQRALVQQQDALAESRGKVALNLIGVYKALGGGWEMRRNPTAGVILTQLQTKQGSQSGQAVTPAPTPAEVPQSAPPASPFKREPENSQPQAPAAPAQPSAEGQGQQVPPAPMPEAPPAQKLPQAPGNLPPPPVPSESSAEQKLSLPVLPVQGEVGEIGISG
- a CDS encoding efflux RND transporter permease subunit, which translates into the protein MTIADFAVRRPVATSCLIIGLTLLGLNAFRKMGLELMPKIDIPYITVVTVYPGASPEELEIDVAKRIEDAVSSIEGLKHVSSVCMENVCQTLLEFEMGVDVDIAATDVREKIDLIRSELPEDVEDPIIQKFDINAKPVATMALIGDVPIDELYDYADNELRDRLTVIQGVADVQLIGGAKREVHLELDRDKLAARGLTTMDVVKAVQSGVKTIPAGRIREGGTEYSVKFDADYETIAGLNGLEIANQEGRRCYLRDVGRAILATEEVRQRATLDNKPCIAIKVVKKADANPVAVANAVKKAIDRLNRELPAGMKLIWVSDDATFIEAMNADAWKNVAIGIVLTAAILFFFLYEIRSLLIVSITMPLTIIIGLFFMQAIGYTLNTSTLIAIGLSVGILVTNSIVVLEAIIKRLDELGDPKEAARLGANEVFIAVLASAVTNVVVLFPLAVMKTRVGLFIAPLAMTMFILTLVSLFISFTLTPMLCSLILKPRTGQRRSLLRRLAEAFDRFLAANVAVYRQLLRFTEHYPVVGALVLLAVVGMLVHSFWVAGKLGTGFFTETDRGEVYVRLEFPTYYDLAATTAKIQEAEDRLKDVPELKHILTTIGKAEAVLGQSSEGVYLGQMLLVFSQRTERKQTIYELMDIVNHRLQNFPDARIVVSQASLIGGQSTPVEMEISGQDLRELDQLALASLRVAREIPGVLSPDTSVRDPKPEIRIRPRRPILADIQSPAVGLGLTLRGNLEGIKAGTFKSRQTARNYDIVVKFKEEEGKDQVAGFLFPGAEGHAVILATLGTVEERRVPIQIVRKDKQRIAKVTAQLAPDLPLGKAAQLISQEVDRQVQMPPGYRYNFGGIYETMQEGLGGLFEAFIISVVLVFLSLAAIIESFKRTFLVLVTVPLALIGTFWALGLTGQSLDIFAVMGIVMMTGIVVNNAILIVDQFNILLAQGVPRHQAMIQAACDRFRPIVMITLAAVLGMLPLALGRGIGAEPRVGVGVATVGGILVSGVLTQIVIPILYDVATRAGNNSRTAAA